The Corylus avellana chromosome ca11, CavTom2PMs-1.0 genome contains the following window.
GATCCAAAAGGAATTTGACTATTTCCATGTTTCCCTCACAAACTGCAACATGAAGAGCTGTGGTTCCATTGGCCGCCTTAGGTTGTGTGACATCTCCCCCACAACGAATTATTTCCTTGAGCAAGGTCAAGCCTTGCTCAGCAGCAGTGCATGCAAATTGACCAATGTCTCCGGGTTGTAATTTTGCACCATTGTCTAGTAGTAGCTTGATCAAGTGTTCATGACCGCCGAGTATCGCCTCCCATAGTGGCACGCTCCCTTCTGAGTCTGCATACATGCAAAATTAAGTTCATCACTTCATATTATACTTAATGAATCACTCTGCAGAATATATAATCCATGATTGATATTGACCCTATTTCCAAAAATCCaatgattaattaaaattacattCTTAAGACCAAAAAAGAGAAGGCTAGATTGTCTTCTTATTTTCCTTCTGATAAGAAAGAAGCTAGATAGAGGCAGACTGCCTCTTTCTAGGAGTGGGAACCGCACATGAATGCCTCTAGAAGTAatattagatttttcttttcttttcttgtgtgTGTGCCTCCAATCACGTATTAAAGGGTATGAAAGAGCTGAACGGATAAGAGTATAAGAAATTAAGTCAACACTAACTTCATAAGATAATCTAAACAACAGaaataaatctaataataatatcattaaGTTGCTGGCCAAAATAGAAATAGTAAATGAACTTACTAATATTCTATCATACCATATCAGGATTATATAAAGTATTCCCCCTAGAAGTCAACAATCAAGGAGTGGAAACTGCACACGAATGACTCTAGAAGtcatatctaaaaaaaaaatttgtgtgcGTGTGCGCCTCCAATCATGTATTATAGGGTATGAAACAGCTGAAAAGATATGAGTATAAGAAAGCCAACTCTAACGTCATACAGGAATTATATAAAGTTGCTGGCCAAAATAGAAATAGTAGGACATATAATAATATTCTACCATACCATATCAGGATTATGAGTGATGATACGGAGAACGCCAGGCGTGCATGAACAGCCATGCACGCCTggcgtaattttttttttttttttaataattaaaataataaaatattatattttattattttaaaatattaaatcaaccGGGTGTCGGCCTGCCCAGCGTTCCCTTTATCATCACTCCAGGATTATATAAAGTACTGCTAAAACCAAACAACAAATGCAAATGACATAATAATATAAGCTGACAACAACAATCCAAATTCAATGcaaaaagaaacaaggaaaaGTGAGAACATCCAGAAAATATCCCCCCCAAATGTTCCAACAAACAAATTACCCATTGGATACTTATATTAATCATAGAgctctttattattaataaatatttgcCTTGGGATAGGGGGGGAGAGGAGTGTTGTTAGGTGTTTGGTTTAATAGATGCCATATATAAGTCTGTCCATATATTAGGTTTTCTGTATTGGTATTATAATACAAAGGTTCAGTTAACAATAAGTGCACACAGGCATTCCAAAAGTCAACATGTAGCTGCATTATTCATCTAAACTATTAAGGCAAATTGCTTTgtctgaaaaattaaaatattgctCATGGGTCCGTGGGCAAATTTGTTCTAGagcacaaattaaaaaaatataatgaactTTCGGgcatgtttaggattgcgtttgagaagcCTAAatgtgcttttaacactcaaaaaattcgtttgaaaaaaaaaatatttgtttgataaaaaaattaaaagcgcttttaagggttctaagagcctaaaaatggccaaaacgtatttttggcaaaagcttaagaataaagcttttgctcaaaagctttttttgacttaaaagttctatttctcaaacacaatctcaaacagactctttAACATTTTGGAATGACTTAAGAAAATATCTGTAGACATCCAAATAATTGCGAAATATATACGGTAGGAGAAAGATTTAAAAATCCTTTGTTAGAAATTATGTTATACATTCTTAAGAGAAACTACCAAAATTTGCAAATGAAACCAGAAGGGGATTTCAAAAACCAACTTAAAACGTTTCTAATGTAAGCATGGAGAAAAGATTATGGAACTGACTGAGTCTGAGGCACTCAAAACCACTTTTgagaaacaaagaagagaacAGTGCAAGgaataaaaaagagaacaagcaaaaggaaaaatggtGACAATGATGTTGGGCTAGAAGGTACCTGTACTGTTAGGATCAGCCCCGTAATCAAGTAGTAGAAGCACACAGTTCTCACTTCCTTTAGAAGCTGCTATATGCTGATTTTacccaaaacaagaaaagaaatttgaaaaaaataaaatattagcaTTCGAGttttaagaagttggtgaaataaaatcagaagcagagaGAAGCAGTCAAGCACCAGAGCTGTCCTGCCATTGTTGTCCGATTCATTTGGATCAAGGCCCCGTTTCAACAACTGATGCAACAACGAATCATCTCCCCTAAGAACTGCAAAGCATAGACTAAGAGGTAGGTCCATTCTACCACGAGCTAGTAGCATGTTCTCTGTATCCGCTAAAACTTCTGACATCATTGGTTTGCTGTTAAGATCTTTCAAATTCTGCCCACCAAGAAGGAAAAGGCATGTAGTACATAATATGTTAAAGTTTGTGGTAAGTATCATCAAAACTATGTCACATTAGCTAAATTCTTTATATACTACAAAACCAACATCTATCGAGTTTAAAATTCTATTTCTTCATTAGCAAAAGCAGCAAATGTAGAGAGTATTCCAACTAGGAAAAGGGTTTCTACATTGACAAAGGACTAGAAGTCATGAGATTAAAGTTTACAAACCTGAAGGAGATTATTCATGATAATGGTCCCATCTCCAACATTGGACTGAACAATATTCAAGAATGTGGTACGGTTCAACCTTAGTAGCTGGCTCAGCCTTTTGGTCCGCACTGTAAATAGCTGTGGCCTATAACAGAGTACCCCAATCTCTCCACACAGTTCACCACTTTTCAACTCTGCAACAACCTGCAGTGATTGACCATGATTTCAGTCAGCATCTGCATGGACATATGTTTCAATCCCACACGCGtccatttaaaattataaacaaaccAGAGGTCATTAGTTGAGAGATTAGACTTGCCTGTTCAACTCCATTTTTGAGGACAATTAGATCCTGTGAAGTAAATCAAACAAACCAGAGCCATTGGTTGctacatttaatttaaaaaaagaaaaggaaactgCAATTCTATCTTtttcaaaagaacaaataaagcTCTAAAAAAAACGAGGCTTTTAAGGTTTTGAGAAATAAATATGTTGAATTATTACCACAGCGCCAGTGACAAGTACATAGAAGTCTGTGGGAGCCTCATTCTGTAAGATCACATCTTCCTTGGGAGGAAAGTACTCGGCTTTCATCTCTGAGACCttcaaaatttagagaaaaataaaatcaccaTGCAAgcatttaccaaaaaaaaaaatcttggaaaaattcactttagaGAGAAGGATTTGAAGCATGGAAGTTGAGCCgctttaaatttattattaccAGCTGAAAGAGCAAGTCATTTGAAACCCCTTGGAACAAGTACACCTTATCCACCAGAGAGTAAAACAGATAATGGGAAATGCTTGACCGGATGGCTTTAGGAAGGGAATCAAGAGTCTCTTGCTGCTGGAGCCCCTCTGAGTCTGTTCTGAACTTCAAACATAAATGTGCAAGCATCTGATCTTGCAAGCGAACAGGCAGTTGGTTCCTCTGAGCAAAACTTGAGGCAGCTTGAATGGTATCCCTCTggaaattaaatagaaaagaaaaaggaaagggcATTAAGAATGAGTCCAGAAACTAGCAAgcattaaaacaaaacaaaaaaaccatatCTGGACTTTTATAAGTATGGCAGAGCATCATCAATCAGAACAATTTACTCACAAATATTCTGGTACGACTGGTCCCATGGACAACCAAGTTTGTCATATTTCCAATCAAATATGCTGTCAATCCAAGATTAAATAGCATGAAGAAGATGTCAAAGATCATCTCCCTTGTATTCACTGGATGCAAGTCGCCATATCCAACAGTTGTTAGAGTAGTGATGGACCAGTAAATCGAAGTCACGTAGCGGATCCACAAGCTCTGATCAATGAAGTTATTCATTGTTGCTCCAATCCATGTCTTTTTGGGGTCACGATAACGTGCTGCTAGATAATAATAGAAACATCCAGCACAGTGAACTGCAAAAAGGGTAACCTGTAAAGAATATCCCAATCCTAATTAATAAGATAGTCCAGTGGGGGAGCAAAGCTTTtctttcacctaaattatcccaGAGTTTTAACAGACTTACACAAATAAGCTTTGCACATCGAACCCAAAAGTAATTGTAGTTCTTGTCTTTTTCCATTCtgaacccaaaagaaaaaataagccTGAATTCAGTTAAGACACAGAAGAATTTTCAATCAAAGCAAAAGCCCATTTCGATAATGTTTTCTAAGATGTAACAAAGCCCTTCACCTGGAAAATAGGGCGCTAACTCTTCGGAGACGCCAAAGGCGAAGCATGTTGAATAAGCCATATGACCTGATAGGTGCAGGGGAGATCTTCTGAGCAAGCTCCGAAGGGATTGTCGATATTACATCAAAGGCCAGCCAGGACCTTGAATATTTCCATGCTATCTTCTTCGGATGATCAACGAGTAGATAGGTTGTCTTATCAAGGTAAGCTACGAAGAAGGTAATAATAATATCCACAGCAAAGAATCCATTGGCTACATTATCAGTAATGGAtagaggtccctgtggttttctaaggaatccaaattcaaacgGTGACGCCCAAGCAGTATAGATCACCAGCACAACGAGAAATGTCTCCCATATCCTGTGACAACCAATTTAAGCTGAGCTAG
Protein-coding sequences here:
- the LOC132165897 gene encoding potassium channel AKT1-like isoform X2, with translation MAYSTCFAFGVSEELAPYFPVHCAGCFYYYLAARYRDPKKTWIGATMNNFIDQSLWIRYVTSIYWSITTLTTVGYGDLHPVNTREMIFDIFFMLFNLGLTAYLIGNMTNLVVHGTSRTRIFRDTIQAASSFAQRNQLPVRLQDQMLAHLCLKFRTDSEGLQQQETLDSLPKAIRSSISHYLFYSLVDKVYLFQGVSNDLLFQLVSEMKAEYFPPKEDVILQNEAPTDFYVLVTGAVDLIVLKNGVEQVVAELKSGELCGEIGVLCYRPQLFTVRTKRLSQLLRLNRTTFLNIVQSNVGDGTIIMNNLLQNLKDLNSKPMMSEVLADTENMLLARGRMDLPLSLCFAVLRGDDSLLHQLLKRGLDPNESDNNGRTALHIAASKGSENCVLLLLDYGADPNSTDSEGSVPLWEAILGGHEHLIKLLLDNGAKLQPGDIGQFACTAAEQGLTLLKEIIRCGGDVTQPKAANGTTALHVAVCEGNMEIVKFLLDHGADIDKPDHEGWTPRALADQQGHEDIKILFQSNREPKTQPPSISIPERQNGARFLGRFTSEPTIPPLSQEVSSPGAAADGSWGQSRPRRRSNNFHNSLFGIMSAAHTGEKDVLFPVSKTRSPTAWKSGGDHPARVTVSCPEKGQVAGKLVLLPKTFQELLEIGAKKFGVLPTKVLSKDGAEVDGIEVIRDGDHLTFVKTTEESDSKNSQINGCL
- the LOC132165897 gene encoding potassium channel AKT1-like isoform X1, with amino-acid sequence MEAMMNRGGFKVSMCGQGEIEQLSRDGSQYSLSTGILPSLGARSSRRVKLRRFILSPYDRRYRIWETFLVVLVIYTAWASPFEFGFLRKPQGPLSITDNVANGFFAVDIIITFFVAYLDKTTYLLVDHPKKIAWKYSRSWLAFDVISTIPSELAQKISPAPIRSYGLFNMLRLWRLRRVSALFSRMEKDKNYNYFWVRCAKLICVTLFAVHCAGCFYYYLAARYRDPKKTWIGATMNNFIDQSLWIRYVTSIYWSITTLTTVGYGDLHPVNTREMIFDIFFMLFNLGLTAYLIGNMTNLVVHGTSRTRIFRDTIQAASSFAQRNQLPVRLQDQMLAHLCLKFRTDSEGLQQQETLDSLPKAIRSSISHYLFYSLVDKVYLFQGVSNDLLFQLVSEMKAEYFPPKEDVILQNEAPTDFYVLVTGAVDLIVLKNGVEQVVAELKSGELCGEIGVLCYRPQLFTVRTKRLSQLLRLNRTTFLNIVQSNVGDGTIIMNNLLQNLKDLNSKPMMSEVLADTENMLLARGRMDLPLSLCFAVLRGDDSLLHQLLKRGLDPNESDNNGRTALHIAASKGSENCVLLLLDYGADPNSTDSEGSVPLWEAILGGHEHLIKLLLDNGAKLQPGDIGQFACTAAEQGLTLLKEIIRCGGDVTQPKAANGTTALHVAVCEGNMEIVKFLLDHGADIDKPDHEGWTPRALADQQGHEDIKILFQSNREPKTQPPSISIPERQNGARFLGRFTSEPTIPPLSQEVSSPGAAADGSWGQSRPRRRSNNFHNSLFGIMSAAHTGEKDVLFPVSKTRSPTAWKSGGDHPARVTVSCPEKGQVAGKLVLLPKTFQELLEIGAKKFGVLPTKVLSKDGAEVDGIEVIRDGDHLTFVKTTEESDSKNSQINGCL